DNA sequence from the Streptomyces sp. HUAS 15-9 genome:
GAGTGCCCCCTCCTTCGTGACGTTGGTCGCGGTGAAGGCCAGCGACTCGTCACCCGTGCCCGAGGACTTCTCCCCGGCGACCTTGGTGAACTTCCCCTTCTCGCCGTCCTGCTCGCCGGAGAAGCCGCCCGAGCAGGCCTTCACCGCGTCGGAGACCGCCCGCAGGCCCTTCTCCGCGCCGTCACCCTCGTACGAGGCCAGGGTGACCACGGTGACGTCCATGTCCATGGACTTGTTGATCGCGTCCTCGAACTTGCCGTCGGCCAGGTCGTCCATGGACGTGGCGTCGTCCGTGGGGTCCTTCTTGTCCTCGGTGGCCATGCGGCTGGTGTTCACCGCCGGGGCGCCGGGCGCGATGCCGGTCAGGGCGTCGAGCAGCGGGTCACACTTGGGGTCGTCCGCGTTGACCTTGTTGTCGGCGGGGATGCCCCCCTCGACAGGCCCGACCTTGTAGCCGGGCACCTCGCCCTTGGCGATGATCAGCTTCTGCAACTCCGCGGCGCTCAGCGCCTTCGCGGCCTGCTTCGAACCCTTGGCGTCCCCGGAGCCCTTGGAGTCCTTGGAACCCCCGTCGGAACAGCCCGTGACAAGGGCGAGCGACAGCACGCTCACTGCGGCGGTGGCGCACAGCCGCACGCCCGATGATCTCTTCATGAGCGGACTATGAGTCTTGAGTCAAAGAAACGTCAAGTAATTTAAAAACCCATGCGCTCGCGGCGTACCGAATACACCACAAAACCCGCGCCCACGGCGAGGAAGAGCGTTCCGCCGACGACATACGGCGTCGTGTCCGGGCTTCCCGTGTCGGCCAGTTGCGTGCCGTCCGCCGCGTCCGCCGCGGTCTGTGCGGTCGCCTCCGACATCGCCCTGGCCTGCTGAGTGACCTGTGTCGCCGAGGTCTCCGCTCTCGCCGGGGCGTCCTGCGACGCATTGGCGGACGGGACGAACCACAGGGCGCCCAGCAGGGTCCCCGCGGCGGTGGCGGTCAGCAATGAGCGGCGAGCCGATGACACGGAATATCGATCCCCCTTGTGACGCTGGCGAATTGGCCGTGTGGGGCGATGTTAGTGAAAGTTGCGGGTCACGGGAAAGTCACGGGAGGTTTCGGCCGTACGCTCCGGGCATGAGCACTCCAGAGACATCACGTTTTGTACGCCTTCGCGTGGAGCTGGTCCTCGAGGTGGAGGACGCGGACGCCGTGACGAAGCGGGCACTTCAGCGCCTCGCCGGTGACACCGAGATGCCGGACGAGGAACGGACGCACGCCGAAGGGGCTGTGACCGAGGACACCGCCGAGGCCATCGCGTATCTGGTGGATCCGTTCGACCTGGTCGACGAGGTGCCCGGGATCGAGCTCCAGCAGGCCTCCTGGTCCAGCGAGCGGATCGATTACGACCCCGACGCGCCGGACTGGGACCTCGACGACGACGATGCCGAGGAAGACGAGGAAGACGAGGAAGGCGAGGAACGGGGCATCGGCTGAGCGTTCCTGGGAATTCGTCACCCCGGACGGCAACCGCCGTCCGGGGTTTCGTCGTCTCAGGGGGCGCGCGGACCGACTCCGCACCACCCCCGCCCCGGCGGACGTGGTGTGGACCACACATCCCGTGTATGTGGAACGGGGCGAGTCGGCCGTAGCGTTGAAGATTCTTGAGCGGGGGCTCGGTGTTTCGCGGACTCGGCAACGATGGAGAAGCGTGTGATGACGGACAGTAAGCGGCGCAGGGGCCTGATGGCCGCGTCCGCACTGCTCGGCGGTGTTCTGGTGCTCACGGCATGTTCCGGCGGCGACGACAAGGCCTCCGGCTCCGGCGGCGACACCTCGCAGGCGAAGGCGGACGAGGCGGCAGCCAAGAAGTCCTCCGAGGCCCAGATCACGATCACGCCCAAGGACGGCTCGAACAACGCCTCCATCAACAACTCCGCCGTCACGGTCAGCAAGGGCACGCTGACCAGCGTCACCATGACCACCGCCGACGGCAAGGCCGTCGCCGGTGCGCTGTCCGCCGACAAGAAGAGCTGGAAGCCGGCCGCCCAGCTGGAGCGCTCCACCGGCTACAAGGTCGCCGCGGAGGCCAAGGACGCCGCGGGCCTCGTCGCCCACGAGAACGCCTCCTTCACCACGGTCTCCCCGTCCAACAGCTTCATAGGCAACTTCACGCCGGAGGACGGCTCCACCGTCGGCGTGGGCATGCCCGTGTCGATCAACTTCGACAAGGCGATCACCAACAAGGCCGCGGTCCAGAAGGGCATCACGGTCACCTCCAGCAGCGGCCAGGAGGTCGTCGGCCACTGGTTCAACGCCAACCGAATCGACTTCCGCCCCGAGGCGTACTGGCAGGAGAACTCCACCGTCACGCTCAAGCTCGCGCTCGACGGCGTCCAGGGCGCGAACGGCGTCTACGGCGTGCAGCAGAAGACGGTCACCTTCCACATCGGCCGCAACCAGGTCTCCTACGTCGACGCGAAGACCAAGCAGATGAAGGTCACGCAGGACGGCAAGACCGTCAAGACCATCCCGATCTCGGCCGGTTCGCCCGAGAACAAGACGTACCAGGGCATCATGGTCATGCAGGAGAAGTTCAAGGAGACGCGCATGAACGGCGCGACCGTGGGCTTCACCGACGACGACGGCAAGGGCGAGTACGACATCAAGGACGTGCCGCACGCCATCCGCCTGACCAGCTCCGGCACCTTCCTGCACGGCAACTACTGGGGCGCGAAGTCCATCTTCGGCAGCGTCAACACCAGCCACGGCTGTGTGGGCCTGTCCGACACCAAGGGCGCGAACGACCCGAACACGCCCGCCGCGTGGATGTACAGCCACTCGATCCTCGGTGACGTGGTCGTCGTCAAGAACACCGGCGACAAGACCGTGGCCCCGGACAACGGCCTCAACGGCTGGAACCTGGACTGGGCGCAGTGGAAGGCCGGTTCGGCCGTCTGAGTACGGCCCTCCGGCAGCCCTCCCACAGCTTGACCGATGCCGCCCCCGATGAGGGGCGGCATCGGCGTTTCCGGGCCCTTTCCGGGCTCGGCCACAGCCTTCTCATCGTTCTCTTATTGCGGGCTTATGGAGTCATCACGGTGCGTCCCTAGCTTGCGGCCATGTTCTTCACCTACCTGAGGCGCGAACTGCGCCGCCGCAGAAAGGCGGCCCTCGTCGTCGCCTCCGGCCTCGCGCTCGGCATAGCGCTGGTCATCGTGGTCAACTCCGTGTCCAACGGCATGGGGAAGGCCCAGGACAAGGTCCTCCAGTCGCTCTACGGCCTCGGTACGGACATGACGGTCACCAAGGCGGCCTCGGCGTCCACCGGCGACGCACAGCGGCCGCGCTTCCAGTTCGACGCGCAGAACAAGGGCGACTCCAAGTCGCAGAGCAGCGACCGGGTCATGGTGCAGGGCTTCACCACGCTCGCCTCCTCGACCGTCACCGAGGTCGCGGGCCAGAAGGGCGTCTCCACCGCCGTCGGCGGCCTGAGCCTCAACGTCGTGAAGGTCAGCGGCGAGTTCACCCGCGGTCAGTTCCAGCAGAACCCGGACTCCGGCGGCAGCCGGCAGGGCGGCCCCGGCCAGGGCGACGGCCAGCCGCAGGGCGAGGTCCGGGGCGGCGGCGCCGACTTCGACATCAACCAGTACTCGGTCTACGGCACCGACGTCACCAAGACGGCACTGGGCCCGCTCACCTCGTCGAAGATCACCAGCGGCCGCACCTTCAGGACGACCGAGACGAACGCCAAGGTCGTCGTCGCCGACTCGGCCTTCGCCAAGACGAAGAAGTACAAGGTCGGATCCACCGTCACCATCAAGGGCGTCAAGTACCAGGTGATCGGCATCGCCACCGCCGACAGCGGTGACGCGGCGGCCAACCTGTACATCCCGCTCCAGCAGGCGCAGACGCTGGCCGGGGAGAAGAACAAGATCACCACGGTCTACGTGAAGGCGGCCGACTCGCAGCAGATCGACACCGTCAAGAGCGCCATCCAGAAGAACGTCTCCGGTACGACGGTCACCACCTCCGCCGACCTCGCCAAGACGGTCTCCGGCTCCCTGTCCACCGCGTCCAGCCTCGCCACCAACGTCGGCAAGTGGCTGTCCATCGCGGTGCTCGTCGCGGCCTTCCTGGTCGCCGGTCTGCTCACCTCCTCCGCCGTCTCCCGGCGAGTCCGTGAGTTCGGCACGCTGAAGGCGCTGGGCTGGAAGTCGGGCCGGGTGACCCGGCAGGTGGTCGGCGAGGCCGTCGTCAACGGACTGGTCGGCGGCGCCCTCGGCATCGCGCTCGGCCTGGCGGGCGCGTACGTCGTCACCGCGATCAGCCCCAGCCTGCAGGCCCAACTCGGGGGTGGCACGGGCAGCGGCGGCTTCGGCAGCTTCGGGGGCCCCGGCCGACGGACGGCAAAGACCCTGGAGGTCGCGCTGACGGCACCGGTCAGCGT
Encoded proteins:
- a CDS encoding L,D-transpeptidase, which translates into the protein MTDSKRRRGLMAASALLGGVLVLTACSGGDDKASGSGGDTSQAKADEAAAKKSSEAQITITPKDGSNNASINNSAVTVSKGTLTSVTMTTADGKAVAGALSADKKSWKPAAQLERSTGYKVAAEAKDAAGLVAHENASFTTVSPSNSFIGNFTPEDGSTVGVGMPVSINFDKAITNKAAVQKGITVTSSSGQEVVGHWFNANRIDFRPEAYWQENSTVTLKLALDGVQGANGVYGVQQKTVTFHIGRNQVSYVDAKTKQMKVTQDGKTVKTIPISAGSPENKTYQGIMVMQEKFKETRMNGATVGFTDDDGKGEYDIKDVPHAIRLTSSGTFLHGNYWGAKSIFGSVNTSHGCVGLSDTKGANDPNTPAAWMYSHSILGDVVVVKNTGDKTVAPDNGLNGWNLDWAQWKAGSAV
- a CDS encoding ABC transporter permease, with protein sequence MFFTYLRRELRRRRKAALVVASGLALGIALVIVVNSVSNGMGKAQDKVLQSLYGLGTDMTVTKAASASTGDAQRPRFQFDAQNKGDSKSQSSDRVMVQGFTTLASSTVTEVAGQKGVSTAVGGLSLNVVKVSGEFTRGQFQQNPDSGGSRQGGPGQGDGQPQGEVRGGGADFDINQYSVYGTDVTKTALGPLTSSKITSGRTFRTTETNAKVVVADSAFAKTKKYKVGSTVTIKGVKYQVIGIATADSGDAAANLYIPLQQAQTLAGEKNKITTVYVKAADSQQIDTVKSAIQKNVSGTTVTTSADLAKTVSGSLSTASSLATNVGKWLSIAVLVAAFLVAGLLTSSAVSRRVREFGTLKALGWKSGRVTRQVVGEAVVNGLVGGALGIALGLAGAYVVTAISPSLQAQLGGGTGSGGFGSFGGPGRRTAKTLEVALTAPVSVTTILLAVGLAVAGGLVAGAFGGWRASRLRPADALRRVE
- a CDS encoding LAETG motif-containing sortase-dependent surface protein: MSSARRSLLTATAAGTLLGALWFVPSANASQDAPARAETSATQVTQQARAMSEATAQTAADAADGTQLADTGSPDTTPYVVGGTLFLAVGAGFVVYSVRRERMGF